The Boseongicola sp. DNA segment ACCGGACCGATCATCGGGTTGCCGTCAGGTCCGAAAGTGAACGGGCCGTTGATCATGTCTTTGATGCCCACTTCGCCAATAGTCGGGATGCGTTCGAACGACATCTCGAGCCGGTCCGCGATGCGGTCCAGGTCAGGTTGCAGCAGTTCATGGCCGAAGTCCCATGGAGTGCCATCAACTTTCCACGGTGTTGACTTGGGCTCGTATGTGCCCAGGAGCATGCCCTGACGTTCCTGACGGAAGTAGATATTGGCTTCATAGTCGATCCCGGCAGGCAAACGCCCGGCTTCGCCCATGCTTTCCATCCGCTCGGCGATCATCGGGATTTTTTCGGTGATCAGATAATGGTGCTCCATCGGCTGCACTGGCAGGTGAATCCCCGACATATGGCCGACTTCGCGCGCCCAGAGGCCCCCGCAATTAACGACATGCTCGGCATTGATCTTACCTTTTGGAGTTGTCAGATCCCAGCTGCCATCCGGGCGCTGGCTCATCGCGGTTACACCGCAGTGCGTGAAGTATTGAGCGCCGTGCACGCGGGCCGACTTGGCGAACGCATAGGTCGCGCCCGAGGGATCAAGGTCGCCATCTTGCTCGTCCCAAAGGGCTGCGTGATAGTGCTTGGGATCTATCAGCGGGTGGCGCTCGGCCAGCTCTTTTGGCGAAATAAATTCTTGATCCAGCCCCATGTAACGCGCTTTTGAACGCTCGCGTTTCAGATAGTCATACCATTCTTTGGTTGAGGCGGCGTAGAAACCGCCTGTGATATGAAGGCCAACAGAGTGCCCAGAGGTTTCTTCTATTTCCTTATACAAATCAATTGTATAGCTCTGAAGGCGGCTGATGTTAGGGTCAGAAGAGATGGTGTGGATTTGACCTGCTGCATGCCAACTTGAGCCTGATGTCAACTCGTCACGCTCAAGCAGAACGGCGTCTTTCCAGCCAAATTTGGCAAGGTGAAACAAGATCGAACACCCAACGACGCCTCCGCCGATGACAACGACTTTGGCATGAGACGGAAGCTTTTTGCCGCCAACTTCTTCTTTTTGAATGTCGGGCATGGGTTTCTCCTTGGTTCAAGTGCAGGCGGCAGAACCGGCCGGGCGTATTTTGTTTATCGGATGGATTGATTGGCGGATGCCCTAGTACCAGGCATCCGGCAGTTCTTCCTTGCGTTTGGCAATGTAGGCTTGCAGAGCTTCGCGGGTTGACGGATCAATTGGCGGCGCCTGATAGTCTTTCAACATGCCCGTCCAACGCTCGTAGGCGCGGTGGCGCATATCTTTCGAACCGGCCTCTTCCCAGCTTTCGACATTCTCGCTGTCGCTCAGCTTTGGTTCATAAAAGGCTGTTTGATAATTGCGCATCGTGTGGCCGCATCCAAGGAAGTGGCCGCCTGCATCAACTTCATCATATGCATCGCGTGCAAAGGCTTCATCTGACACGTCTAGCCCTTGGCTGAGCACTTTTTGATATGACCCCAAGCGATCTGCATCCATGATGAGCTTTTCAAAACCGACACAAAGCCCACCTTCCAGCCAGCCAGCCGAATGCAGAACAAAATTTGCTCCGGCAAGCATGGTGGAATGCATTGAATCAGCACTTTCATATGCCGCTTGAGCGTCTTCGAGTTTGGACGCGGTCAGGGAACCACCGCATCTAAGCGGCAGCCCAACTCGACGCGCCAATTGGCCAATAGCATAGTTCGACACAACGGGCTCAGGCATGCCAAACGTTGGCGCACCGGATTTTAGCGACATCGACGAAAGGAAGTTCCCCAGAACAAATGGCGCGCCAGGTCGCAACAGCTGCACATATGCACAAACCATCATTGCTTCTGCCATTGCTTGCGCCACGCTGGCGGCGGTCGAAACCGGCCCCATGGCGCCCGTCAAGATAAAGGGCACAACAATCATGCCCTGACCGCGCGAGGAATAGACACGCGCTGCTTCGGCAACAACCTTGTCCACCAGAAGCGGTGAGTTGGTGTTTACGTTGCCCATGATGACGCAGTTTTGCTCCATCACATCTGCGCCAAATACGATCTCGGCCATGTCGACGCTGTCTTGGGCGCGGCTCATCTCGGTGATGGCTCCGAGGTGCGGCTTGTCGCTCATTGTCATATGGGCATAGAGCATGTCCAAGTGACGTTTGCTGACCGGAACATCGCAGGGTTCACATGTAACAAAACCACCATGATGCAGGTTGGGGTGCATATAGGTCAGACGCACCAAATCATTAAATGCCGCCAAATCGCCGTAGCGCCGCCCGCCCTCAAGGTCACGCACGAATGGCGCACCGTATATCGGGGCAAAGACCTGATTTACGCCGCCAATTTTTACCGACCGATCGGGATTGCGGGCCAATTGGGTGAATTCGCTTGGCGCTTTTGAACAAAGGTTGCGGATCCAGTCCGCCGGTGCGCGAACGATATCACCATCAACCTTTGCGCCTTCGCGCTTCCAAAGCTCAAGGGATTCGGGATCATCGCGAAACGCGATGCCGACATCCTGTAAAATCCAGTCAACCTGAGCTTCAAGCCGCTCAATCTGCTCTTCATCCAACGCTTCGAAGAAAGGCAGCACCCGCTGGATATACGGAGACGCCGGAACTCCGGACTGAGACGACTCGCGATTGCGAGCCGCGCGTGCGCGTCGTGCCATTTAGATTTCCCTCATTCCGAATCTTTGAATAAATCTAACCTATGGAAATTGCATTGTGACGCTTGAAAAAATGTATGCGTTGGATAATCTGTAGTTATGCAAGAGCTTTGGCACCTTCTTTCCTCTCCCCGTCACATCATGGTCTTTGAGGCCGCGGCGCGGCATGGCTCGTTCACTCTTGCGGCAGACGAATTGAACGTGCAGCAGCCGGCCGTAAGTGCCACGATCAAACAACTGGAAGAAAC contains these protein-coding regions:
- a CDS encoding trimethylamine methyltransferase — encoded protein: MARRARAARNRESSQSGVPASPYIQRVLPFFEALDEEQIERLEAQVDWILQDVGIAFRDDPESLELWKREGAKVDGDIVRAPADWIRNLCSKAPSEFTQLARNPDRSVKIGGVNQVFAPIYGAPFVRDLEGGRRYGDLAAFNDLVRLTYMHPNLHHGGFVTCEPCDVPVSKRHLDMLYAHMTMSDKPHLGAITEMSRAQDSVDMAEIVFGADVMEQNCVIMGNVNTNSPLLVDKVVAEAARVYSSRGQGMIVVPFILTGAMGPVSTAASVAQAMAEAMMVCAYVQLLRPGAPFVLGNFLSSMSLKSGAPTFGMPEPVVSNYAIGQLARRVGLPLRCGGSLTASKLEDAQAAYESADSMHSTMLAGANFVLHSAGWLEGGLCVGFEKLIMDADRLGSYQKVLSQGLDVSDEAFARDAYDEVDAGGHFLGCGHTMRNYQTAFYEPKLSDSENVESWEEAGSKDMRHRAYERWTGMLKDYQAPPIDPSTREALQAYIAKRKEELPDAWY